A window of Gavia stellata isolate bGavSte3 chromosome 29, bGavSte3.hap2, whole genome shotgun sequence contains these coding sequences:
- the LOC132319601 gene encoding elongin-A-like, with the protein MGVGAVPNSSNRVQEKGISGSLKNSEGKRKVSEVDKKWMGFSSSFGEREAEDEFEQPTMSFESYLSYDQPQKKKKKVVKASGSAGEKDQRHSNQNGSKASTNSSSSSRKSPSHKRPSEKKAEKELPEPPKPKRIVLDVVPTLPDIPLPPIQANYRPLPSIESSTCSPRKRKALSSPLEESEGGFTGRRLNSKMQVYSGSKTAYLPKMMSLYEQCIRVLRNNIDSIYGVGGATFSALEPVLERCTPEQLYRIEERNPVLIEDTDQLWHNHCLRDFKNEKPEAFESWREMYLRLHNAREQRLLTLVHNISSAQANKPKGRVAQMAFVDGAPKPPRDVQRRQEKFGTGGPLLPEKTKIKPVLYPASKSHTRVSEEQSYDGPSTSSAHSVPSSASTFSSYNPRKPPVKKAAPLMAKTIKAFKNRFSRR; encoded by the exons ATGGGAGTCGGAGCAGTTCCTAACTCGTCAAATCGCGTTCAAGAAAAGGGGATTTCAGGGAGCTTAAAAAATTCCGAGGGGAAGCGCAAAGTCTCCGAGGTGGACAAAAAATGGATGGGCTTTTCCTCCAGTTTCGGGGAGCGGGAAGCGGAGGATGAATTTGAACAACCTACCATGTCCTTTGAGTCGTACCTCAGCTACGACCAGccccagaaaaagaagaagaaagtggtCAAAGCCTCTGGGTCAGCTGGGGAGAAAGACCAACGGCACAGCAACCAGAACGGCTCCAAGGCCAGTACCAACAGCTCAAGCTCCAGTCGCAAAAGTCCAAGCCACAAGCGCCCCAgtgagaaaaaggcagagaaggaacTACCGGAGCCCCCTAAACCAAAGAGG ATAGTTTTAGATGTGGTACCAACGTTACCAGACATCCCACTGCCACCGATCCAGGCCAACTACCGCCCTCTTCCTTCGATCGAGTCCAGTACGTGCTCCCcgaggaaaaggaaag CACTGTCCTCTCCACTTGAAGAGAGCGAAGGAGGTTTTACAGGCCGCCGCTTGAATTCAAAGATGCAAGTCTATTCAGGCTCCAAAACTGCCTACCTCCCAAAGATGATGTCTCTCTATGAGCAATGTATCAGAGTCCTCAGAAACAACATTGACT CAATCTATGGAGTGGGTGGTGCCACTTTCTCGGCGCTGGAGCCAGTGTTGGAGAGATGCACCCCAGAGCAGCTGTATCGCATTGAGGAACGAAATCCT GTCCTCATTGAGGATACAGATCAACTGTGGCACAATCACTGCCTCCGAGACTTCAAGAACGAGAAGCCGGAAGCGTTTGAGTCCTGGCGGGAGATGTACCTTCGCCTTCACAACGCACGAGAGCAGCGGCTGCTCACGTTGGTACACAACATCAGCTCAGCTCAGGCCAACAAACCCAAAG GTCGAGTGGCTCAAATGGCGTTTGTGGACGGTGCCCCAAAGCCCCCTCGGGACGTACAAAGGAGACAAGAGAAGTTTGGGACTGGAGGACCTCTTCTGCCAGAGAAGACCAA AATAAAACCAGTCCTGTACCCGGCTAGCAAAAGCCACACTCGTGTGAGTGAGGAGCAGTCCTATGACGGGCCCAGCACCAGCAGTGCCCATTCTGTCCCGTCTTCTGCTAGCACCTTCTCCTCCTACAACCCCAGGAAACCACCAGTGAAGA AAGCTGCGCCCTTGATGGCAAAGACTatcaaagctttcaaaaacagGTTCTCTCGGAGATAA
- the LOC104253832 gene encoding elongin-A-like translates to MAESVLEVVGKLQSRLAGSSEPKKLLKSLKRLSELPITVDILVETGVGKTVNSLRKHELVGDFAKNLVARWKKLVPVSQEAGRNNLDAEDRDYERSSSSKRHREASLREDEEPDQEYSEPFQPSCSQSCSPGHREKKCKRYPRPERAHETSGCSSHEGKGWGRSSPVLSSDQEDSDYGQAVSPEPSESPQDTYTDPSASEEQEEPTVFHQKASKGTSFKEKLGGGRERNPGEFSDQGNMSRSKEHKSPHKKQRLDGRREDRTSAFSPERLHKTSFKEQMREAPIAGGSKEKQRMSDGTKKEKNRESGTSRKEKLYVLPRLEESLDNHVKKQKHRDSEKNRLEKPKLSLETSNPEREKRKADSDSSNRIKEKGISGNLKSSEGKRKVSEVDKKWMGFSSNLGEGEAEDEFEQPTMSFESYLSYDQPQKKKKKVVKASGSAGEKDQRHSNQNGSKASTNSSSSSRKSPSHKRPSEKKAEKELPEPPKPKRIVLDVVPTLPDIPLPPIQANYRPLPSIESITCSQTKRKAVSSPLEESEAGFTGRRLNSKMQVYSGSKTAYLPKMMSLYQQCIRVLSNNIDSIYEVGGVPFSVLEPVLERCTPEQLYRIEECNHVLIEDTDQLWHNHCLRDFKNEKPEEFESWREMYLRLHDAREQRLLMLARNIGSAHANKPKGRVAKMAFVNSAAKPPRDVRRRQEKFGTGGPLLPEKTKIKPVLYPSSKSHTRVSEEQSYDGPSTSSAHSVPSSASTFSSYDPRKPPVKKIAPMMAKTIKAFKNRFSRR, encoded by the exons ATGGCGGAGTCGGTGCTGGAAGTTGTGGGCAAGCTGCAGTCACGGCTGGCGGGCAGCTCGGAGCCCAAGAAG ctgctgaaaagTCTGAAGAGGCTGTCTGAGTTGCCCATCACAGTTGACATTCTTGTG GAGACGGGTGTTGGGAAGACTGTGAACAGTTTACGGAAACACGAACTTGTAGGAGACTTTGCGAAGAATCTCGTAGCCAGGTGGAAGAAGCTAGTGCCGGTGTCCCAAGAGGCAGGCAG AAATAACCTAGATGCTGAAGACCGTGACTATGAGAGGAGCAGCTCAAGCAAAAGACATCGAGAAGCCTCCCTCAGAGAGGATGAGGAACCTGACCAGGAGTATTCAGAACCCTTCCAGCCATCTTGCAGCCAGTCCTGTAGCCCAGGTCATAGGGAAAAGAAGTGCAAAAGGTATCCTAGGCCTGAGAGAGCCCATGAGACttctggctgcagcagccacGAGGGGAAGGGTTGGGGCAGATCTTCCCCAGTGCTCTCTTCAGATCAGGAGGACTCGGACTATGGCCAAGCTGTGTCACCTGAGCCCAGTGAGAGCCCTCAGGATACGTACACAGACCCTTCTGCCTCTGAGGAGCAGGAAGAACCGACAGTATTCCATCAGAAAGCCAGTAAAGGCACCAGCTTTAAAGAGAAGCTGGGGGGAGGCCGGGAGAGGAACCCTGGTGAGTTCTCTGACCAAGGGAACATGAGTCGGAGCAAAGAGCACAAGTCTCCTCACAAGAAGCAGCGGCTTGATGGCAGAAGGGAGGACAGGACCTCTGCCTTCAGCCCAGAAAGATTGCACAAGACCTCTTTTAAAGAGCAGATGCGAGAAGCCCCCATTGCAGGGGGGAgcaaggagaagcagaggatgTCTGATGGCACCAAGAAGGAGAAGAACCGAGAAAGCGGCACCTCCAGAAAGGAGAAGTTGTACGTGTTGCCGCGCTTGGAGGAGTCCTTGGACAACCAtgttaagaaacaaaaacatcgggactctgaaaaaaacagattgGAAAAGCCCAAGTTGAGCCTGGAGACTTCTAACCCAGAGCGGGAGAAGCGGAAAGCTGACAGCGACTCGTCAAATCGCATCAAAGAGAAGGGGATTTCAGGGAACTTAAAATCTTCTGAGGGGAAGCGCAAAGTCTCTGAGGTGGACAAAAAATGGATGGGCTTTTCCTCCAatttgggggagggggaagcgGAGGATGAATTTGAACAACCTACCATGTCCTTTGAGTCGTACCTCAGCTACGACCAGccccagaaaaagaagaagaaagtggtCAAAGCCTCTGGGTCAGCTGGGGAGAAAGACCAACGGCACAGCAACCAGAACGGCTCCAAGGCCAGTACCAACAGCTCAAGCTCCAGTCGCAAAAGTCCAAGCCACAAGCGCCCCAgtgagaaaaaggcagagaaggaacTACCGGAGCCCCCTAAACCAAAGAGG ATAGTTTTAGATGTGGTACCAACGTTACCAGACATCCCACTGCCACCGATCCAGGCCAACTACCGCCCTCTTCCTTCGATCGAGTCCATTACCTGCTCccagacaaaaaggaaag CAGTGTCCTCGCCACTTGAAGAGAGCGAAGCGGGTTTTACAGGCCGCCGCTTGAATTCAAAGATGCAAGTCTATTCAGGCTCCAAAACTGCCTACCTCCCAAAGATGATGTCTCTCTATCAACAATGTATCAGAGTCCTCAGTAACAACATTGACT CGATATATGAAGTGGGTGGTGTCCCTTTCTCAGTGCTGGAGCCAGTGTTGGAGAGATGCACCCCAGAGCAGCTGTATCGCATTGAGGAATGTAATCAT GTCCTCATTGAGGATACAGATCAACTGTGGCACAATCACTGCCTCCGAGACTTCAAGAACGAGAAGCCGGAAGAGTTTGAGTCCTGGCGGGAGATGTACCTTCGCCTTCATGACGCACGAGAGCAGCGGCTGCTCATGTTAGCACGGAACATCGGCTCAGCTCATGCCAACAAACCCAAAG GTCGAGTGGCCAAAATGGCGTTTGTGAACTCTGCCGCAAAGCCTCCTCGGGACGTACGAAGGAGACAAGAGAAGTTTGGGACTGGAGGACCTCTTCTGCCAGAGAAGACCAA AATAAAACCAGTCCTATACCCGTCTAGCAAAAGCCACACTCGTGTGAGTGAGGAGCAGTCCTATGACGGGCCCAGCACCAGCAGTGCCCATTCTGTCCCGTCTTCTGCTAGCACCTTCTCCTCCTACGACCCCAGGAAACCACCAGTGAAGA AAATTGCACCCATGATGGCAAAGACTatcaaagctttcaaaaacagGTTCTCTCGGAGATAA